A section of the Aricia agestis chromosome 4, ilAriAges1.1, whole genome shotgun sequence genome encodes:
- the LOC121726648 gene encoding tektin-1 — translation MGEAQFGIRNFIGAPVATTRLSEQALVCMPPRCAKFTFEEWKRSNEQRCRNTEDQQQLADRVLGECERLREETAERTAIMKATTDRRIEERIGDVEFNKNELQRQRKEICLELEALGVYKTRLQDCLASLKANALAICRKCLMLRDGRLGIDLVVDDVEDALQREITVILGAQSLLNRALEQLNEQMRRLRSCRYLLDRDLQYKQSAIDIDKNCLSLKPTDLCLSIYEGFSNLDPANISAYEYNAYSAKNIQAAGREVTSARPIRVYIDTLLKQVIDDLWDAYNKCNHAFNVRIEQTKIAKGNLEDMHRETSRKISEMQNNILELQKALAAKEGNIGLAHTRLGRRAQRVEAELVRDPPGQALYYECEMLRHSTKQLQQMLHEANASLRYLLQTQIQLEEDINIKMNTLKIDEVDCMTLRATMDYHAY, via the coding sequence ATGGGGGAAGCACAATTCGGTATACGGAACTTCATCGGAGCACCCGTAGCCACGACTAGACTATCAGAGCAGGCGCTAGTATGTATGCCGCCGAGATGTGCCAAGTTTACATTCGAGGAGTGGAAAAGAAGTAACGAGCAGCGATGCAGAAATACAGAGGATCAGCAGCAGCTCGCCGATCGCGTTCTCGGCGAATGCGAGAGACTCCGGGAGGAGACCGCAGAGCGTACGGCTATAATGAAAGCGACAACCGATAGGCGCATCGAAGAAAGAATAGGTGATGTCGAATTCAACAAAAACGAGCTGCAACGACAGAGAAAAGAAATCTGCTTAGAACTCGAAGCTTTGGGCGTTTATAAGACTCGTTTGCAAGATTGTCTGGCATCTTTGAAGGCGAATGCTCTGGCTATATGTCGAAAATGTTTGATGTTGCGAGACGGACGTCTTGGAATAGATTTAGTTGTCGACGATGTAGAAGATGCTTTGCAACGTGAGATTACTGTCATACTTGGAGCGCAGAGTCTCCTCAATCGCGCACTGGAACAGTTAAACGAGCAAATGAGAAGATTGCGTTCCTGCCGATACCTTCTGGATCGTGATCTTCAGTACAAGCAGTCCGCCATCGATATAGACAAAAACTGTTTGTCGCTCAAACCTACAGACCTATGTTTGTCAATATACGAGGGATTTTCTAACCTGGACCCAGCTAATATTTCAGCGTACGAGTACAATGCATATTCTGCTAAAAATATTCAAGCGGCCGGCAGAGAGGTGACTAGCGCTCGACCCATCCGAGTTTATATTGACACCCTCCTGAAACAAGTTATCGATGATCTCTGGGACGCGTACAACAAATGCAATCACGCATTTAATGTTCGCATAGAACAGACGAAGATAGCCAAAGGAAACTTAGAGGATATGCACCGAGAGACTAGCAGGAAAATTTCTGAGATGCAAAACAATATACTTGAGTTGCAAAAGGCTTTGGCGGCTAAGGAGGGAAATATAGGACTAGCGCATACGAGGCTCGGAAGACGGGCTCAGAGGGTAGAGGCAGAGTTAGTTCGGGACCCTCCAGGGCAGGCTCTGTACTACGAATGTGAGATGCTACGTCACAGTACCAAGCAGCTGCAGCAAATGCTTCACGAGGCCAATGCGTCCCTACGCTACTTGCTACAAACCCAGATACAACTTGAAGAAGACATCAATATTAAGATGAATACGTTGAAAATTGACGAAGTGGACTGTATGACTTTGAGAGCTACTATGGACTATCACGCATACTAA